One Polyangiaceae bacterium DNA segment encodes these proteins:
- the fmt gene encoding methionyl-tRNA formyltransferase, which yields MAEDGRARTVFFGTPAIAVPALRALCEVSRVVGVICQPDRPAGRGMRLTPPAVKVAALQLGLEVHQPVKVKTGTVDQWLRERDAQLAVVMAYGRILPPPVLAAPRLGCVNLHASLLPKYRGAAPIQRAIWAGERVTGISLMQMDAGLDTGPVFCRYELSIGADEDTAGLTERLGDLAARVVREQIPLLFAGQITAEPQDAAAATHAPPLEREESTLDFTSSAVELARQIRALSPRPGAATRLDGKRLRITAARAASLPVDGPPGTVTIWDKKRILVATGEGTLELLRAQLEGRKELPAQDLANGRVVGEGVVLG from the coding sequence GTGGCTGAAGACGGGCGTGCGCGGACGGTATTTTTCGGGACCCCTGCCATCGCCGTGCCCGCCCTGCGTGCCCTGTGCGAGGTGAGCCGAGTCGTTGGCGTGATCTGCCAGCCCGATCGTCCCGCCGGGCGCGGGATGCGCCTCACGCCGCCCGCGGTCAAGGTGGCCGCACTGCAGCTCGGCCTGGAGGTGCACCAGCCCGTGAAGGTGAAGACCGGCACGGTGGATCAGTGGCTCAGGGAGCGAGACGCGCAGCTCGCGGTGGTGATGGCCTACGGGCGCATCTTGCCGCCTCCCGTGCTGGCTGCGCCGCGCTTGGGCTGCGTGAATCTGCACGCGTCCCTGCTGCCCAAGTATCGCGGTGCGGCGCCGATTCAACGCGCCATTTGGGCGGGGGAACGCGTGACCGGGATAAGCCTGATGCAGATGGACGCGGGGCTCGATACCGGGCCTGTGTTCTGTCGCTACGAGCTCAGCATCGGCGCCGACGAAGACACCGCCGGGCTCACCGAGCGCCTGGGAGATCTTGCAGCCCGCGTCGTGCGGGAGCAGATCCCGCTGCTCTTCGCCGGTCAGATCACGGCGGAGCCCCAGGACGCCGCGGCCGCCACCCACGCTCCGCCCCTGGAGCGGGAAGAGTCTACGCTCGACTTCACCTCGTCGGCCGTCGAGCTGGCGCGTCAGATCCGCGCCCTGTCTCCCCGACCTGGTGCCGCGACTCGGCTGGACGGTAAACGACTGCGCATCACTGCGGCACGCGCCGCCAGCCTACCTGTCGACGGACCGCCCGGAACCGTCACTATTTGGGACAAAAAGCGGATTCTGGTCGCCACCGGCGAGGGCACCCTGGAGCTGCTTCGGGCGCAACTGGAAGGCCGAAAAGAGCTTCCCGCTCAGGACTTGGCCAACGGTCGGGTCGTCGGCGAGGGTGTCGTGCTCGGATGA
- a CDS encoding TetR/AcrR family transcriptional regulator — MSSRNPLGSVGRAFWRFLRRTPRQSRSQATVDAMVQALEERLSLGESLDDITIEALSERAGVASGSFYEYFVNKDSVLGLLVGKITQRNFTELSNQLESLKEPTLDGHVDAFSEIVVRTYFSRPRRLRAEVLGIGRLGLLEIVTLERDRFAELMAKSVKPYLPSADDRELFRTLCLVADATMGILGSEALRPHPAALTQLVNEIATITRAILRSRHSGVIEARLSPD, encoded by the coding sequence GTGTCCTCGCGCAACCCTCTTGGCTCCGTCGGGCGTGCCTTCTGGCGCTTCTTGCGTCGGACGCCGCGACAATCGCGATCCCAGGCCACCGTGGATGCGATGGTGCAAGCCTTGGAGGAGCGCCTCAGCCTGGGCGAGAGCCTCGACGACATCACCATCGAGGCGCTGAGCGAGCGCGCCGGCGTGGCGAGCGGATCTTTCTACGAGTACTTCGTCAACAAGGACTCCGTGCTCGGGCTCCTCGTCGGGAAGATCACTCAGCGCAACTTCACGGAGCTCTCCAATCAGCTCGAGTCGCTGAAGGAACCGACTCTCGACGGTCACGTCGACGCGTTCTCGGAGATCGTCGTCCGCACCTACTTTTCGCGGCCACGTCGCTTGCGAGCAGAGGTACTCGGCATCGGCAGGCTCGGCTTGCTGGAAATCGTCACTCTGGAAAGGGACCGCTTTGCCGAGCTGATGGCGAAGTCCGTGAAGCCCTATCTTCCCTCGGCAGACGACCGGGAACTGTTTCGCACGCTTTGCCTCGTCGCAGATGCCACGATGGGAATCCTAGGCTCGGAGGCGTTGCGCCCGCATCCGGCAGCGCTCACGCAGTTGGTGAACGAGATCGCGACGATCACGCGCGCGATCCTTCGATCGCGTCATTCGGGCGTGATCGAGGCGCGGCTCAGCCCGGACTGA
- a CDS encoding lamin tail domain-containing protein — MLGKQIGLGAVVCAVVGVTLGCDPTESGENSDAGASGASGAAGSGGASGSGGGGTSGGSGGSAGTGGSSGGSGGTGGSGGAGGSGGAAGSGGVGGTGGASGSGGNGGAAGNTPAPGEIVISEVMVDPTTVFSAQGKYIELTNVSTKSLELQGCSLIANSGVSGVHQFLAAQAIPAGGIIVLSSSANPGFTPDGVFTLALGVDGTKLELACPGAGGSSVTIDQAQWNVFAGTFETQAVSLIVDPAKLAATGNDNPGDWCASTNVYATAGTTKDYGTPGAPNDKCVLPAPIQCAVAPGNKTLPASTFFDATGWVEITGWTDVSKSAQDPHPLIRGDAITGLATDPVTSWGLFGPATPTTPWAGPNPDADAYKASVNIGVPGIRQLAYRFSSDGGRSFTYCDTTGGPFTAANTVTLKSVNPFVHFSEYAQLDAGASRLLELHNPTGGPKVLSGCSVEIHQNGAVAPSATIPLPVGATIPSGGVLVLCNASIAASYNAICAGLTKSASLDFDGNDAIVLKCGGQVMDAIGQVGNATAFTSGNVQWGRKCVPGGDPVADDAFTLSDEWVSHSGNLSELATPPSCP, encoded by the coding sequence ATGCTAGGCAAGCAAATTGGGCTCGGCGCCGTGGTGTGCGCCGTCGTAGGTGTGACTCTGGGCTGCGATCCGACGGAGTCGGGTGAGAACTCCGATGCGGGCGCGAGCGGCGCGTCAGGTGCTGCGGGCTCCGGCGGCGCGTCCGGAAGTGGGGGCGGCGGCACGAGCGGTGGCTCGGGCGGTTCCGCTGGCACCGGCGGCAGTTCCGGGGGGAGCGGCGGGACCGGCGGCAGTGGTGGTGCCGGCGGCAGTGGCGGCGCAGCCGGCAGTGGTGGCGTCGGCGGCACTGGTGGGGCGTCCGGCAGTGGCGGTAATGGCGGGGCGGCCGGCAACACGCCCGCGCCCGGCGAGATCGTGATCAGCGAGGTCATGGTCGACCCGACTACGGTCTTCTCCGCGCAGGGCAAATACATCGAGCTCACGAACGTCAGCACGAAGTCTCTCGAGCTGCAGGGTTGTAGCTTGATCGCCAACAGCGGCGTCTCGGGCGTCCACCAATTCTTGGCCGCCCAGGCGATCCCCGCAGGCGGCATCATCGTGCTCTCGAGTAGTGCGAATCCAGGGTTCACGCCCGACGGCGTGTTCACGCTCGCCCTTGGCGTGGATGGAACCAAGCTCGAATTGGCATGCCCGGGAGCGGGCGGCAGTTCCGTCACGATCGACCAGGCACAGTGGAACGTCTTCGCTGGAACCTTCGAGACCCAGGCGGTGAGTCTGATCGTCGATCCCGCGAAGCTCGCCGCTACTGGCAACGACAACCCTGGGGATTGGTGCGCGTCCACGAACGTCTACGCCACCGCCGGTACGACGAAGGACTACGGCACTCCTGGCGCGCCGAACGACAAGTGCGTGCTGCCGGCCCCGATCCAGTGCGCCGTTGCGCCTGGCAACAAGACGCTCCCTGCAAGTACCTTCTTCGACGCAACGGGGTGGGTGGAGATCACGGGTTGGACGGACGTCTCGAAGTCGGCCCAGGACCCGCACCCGCTGATTCGCGGAGACGCGATCACTGGGCTCGCGACGGATCCGGTCACCTCTTGGGGGCTGTTTGGTCCCGCGACACCCACCACGCCCTGGGCGGGCCCGAACCCTGACGCCGATGCCTACAAGGCCAGCGTGAACATCGGAGTTCCCGGGATCCGCCAGCTAGCCTACCGCTTCAGCTCCGATGGTGGCCGCAGCTTCACCTATTGCGACACAACCGGAGGCCCCTTCACTGCGGCAAACACCGTCACGTTGAAGTCCGTGAACCCCTTCGTGCACTTCAGCGAATATGCGCAGCTGGACGCGGGTGCGTCGCGGCTACTCGAGCTCCACAACCCTACTGGCGGGCCCAAGGTGCTGTCCGGCTGTAGCGTGGAGATCCACCAGAACGGTGCCGTGGCGCCCAGCGCAACGATTCCGCTGCCGGTGGGAGCGACGATTCCGTCGGGAGGAGTGTTGGTGCTGTGCAACGCCAGCATCGCTGCGAGCTACAACGCGATCTGTGCGGGTCTCACCAAGTCTGCCAGCCTCGACTTCGACGGCAACGACGCCATCGTGCTCAAGTGTGGCGGGCAGGTGATGGACGCCATCGGCCAGGTGGGCAACGCCACAGCGTTCACTTCCGGCAACGTGCAGTGGGGGCGCAAGTGCGTGCCTGGGGGTGACCCCGTGGCCGACGACGCCTTCACCTTGAGCGACGAGTGGGTGAGCCACAGCGGAAACCTGTCGGAGCTCGCTACTCCGCCGTCCTGTCCGTAG
- the murI gene encoding glutamate racemase, with the protein MPLDPNLPLGVFDSGLGGLTVVHALGSALPRESIIYLGDTARVPYGTRSAETVIRYAKSCAAVLVRRGIKALVVACNTASAVSIDALRAELDLPVIGVVEPGAAAAVAAAAEVERQGRDAVKIGVLGTAGTVRSGAYPRAVAKRSTRLEVLAMPAPLLVPLVEEGWLEGDVPELAVARYVTPLIEQGVGVLVLGCTHYPLLRPVIERVAERIAGRPIPVVDSAEATAAAVGEAIAEQRLPPTERRAPRGLELLVTDLPASFEAVASRFLAEALPPATQIDLAG; encoded by the coding sequence GTGCCCCTCGACCCGAACCTGCCCTTGGGGGTATTCGACTCCGGCCTCGGTGGTCTGACGGTCGTGCATGCGCTCGGTAGCGCGTTGCCGCGCGAAAGCATCATCTACCTAGGGGACACCGCTCGGGTGCCCTACGGCACACGCTCTGCGGAGACCGTGATCCGCTACGCCAAGAGTTGCGCGGCGGTACTCGTGCGCCGAGGTATCAAGGCACTGGTGGTGGCGTGCAATACGGCGAGCGCGGTCAGCATCGACGCACTCCGCGCCGAGCTCGACTTGCCCGTCATCGGTGTCGTGGAGCCTGGTGCCGCCGCCGCCGTGGCGGCCGCCGCCGAGGTCGAACGTCAGGGTAGGGATGCCGTGAAGATCGGCGTGCTCGGCACGGCGGGGACGGTTCGCTCGGGAGCCTATCCACGCGCCGTGGCCAAGCGCTCGACTCGCTTGGAGGTGTTGGCCATGCCCGCGCCCTTGCTGGTGCCTCTGGTGGAAGAGGGGTGGTTGGAAGGGGACGTCCCCGAGCTGGCGGTGGCCCGCTACGTGACGCCCCTCATCGAGCAGGGCGTCGGCGTGCTCGTGCTGGGCTGTACGCACTATCCGCTGCTTCGTCCCGTGATCGAGCGCGTGGCGGAGCGCATCGCGGGCCGCCCGATCCCGGTGGTGGACAGCGCAGAGGCCACTGCAGCGGCGGTAGGCGAGGCCATCGCGGAGCAACGTTTGCCTCCCACCGAGCGTCGAGCCCCGCGAGGTCTCGAACTGTTGGTGACGGACTTGCCAGCGAGCTTCGAAGCTGTTGCGTCGCGCTTTCTGGCTGAAGCGTTGCCGCCGGCGACCCAGATCGATCTCGCGGGCTGA
- a CDS encoding homoserine dehydrogenase, giving the protein MEKERIRFPVRIGLLGCGTVGGGVLRLIRDNAEYLASRVGAPLEVRHVLVRDAEKDRVPECDREWITTDPEVVLGSDVDVLVEVMGGAEPAKAYVERAIADGKGVVTANKYLLATAGPALVQAAIAAGVDLAFEASVGGGIPLIRTLREALTSDWVESVHAILNGTCNYILTRMRADGVSFDAALAEAQAKGYAEADPTLDVDGHDAAQKLVVLSMLAFGARVDEKALSVEGIRAIDQIDFRFADRFGYTIKHLAIGRDWGEHIELRVHPTLIPKGSVLSTVDGVLNGAFIVGRALGPCLLVGRGAGDMPTAVSVVADVVDVARSKIEGEPGLFTRGIQLKERPLLPMAKVRSRYYLRFDVDDSPGVLGCIATVLGERGVSIEQMVQEGRDDGDSSAVPVLIITHDCLEGGVQQALEDIGREKFMRAKPRLIRVEVV; this is encoded by the coding sequence TTGGAAAAAGAGCGCATTCGCTTTCCCGTACGCATTGGTCTCTTGGGTTGCGGCACCGTCGGCGGCGGCGTGCTGCGCCTGATCCGCGACAACGCAGAGTATCTGGCCTCCCGCGTCGGCGCTCCCCTGGAAGTTCGCCACGTCTTGGTTCGCGACGCGGAAAAGGATCGAGTGCCGGAGTGCGATCGCGAATGGATCACGACGGATCCGGAAGTCGTGCTGGGCTCGGACGTGGACGTGCTGGTGGAGGTCATGGGGGGCGCCGAGCCCGCGAAAGCCTACGTGGAGCGAGCCATCGCGGACGGCAAAGGAGTCGTGACCGCAAACAAGTATCTACTCGCCACCGCAGGGCCAGCCTTGGTGCAAGCCGCGATTGCCGCTGGGGTCGACCTCGCCTTCGAGGCCTCCGTCGGCGGCGGCATTCCGCTGATCCGCACCCTGCGGGAGGCGTTGACGAGCGACTGGGTGGAGAGCGTGCACGCCATTCTCAACGGCACCTGCAACTACATCCTCACTCGCATGCGCGCGGACGGCGTCAGCTTCGACGCGGCGCTCGCTGAGGCACAAGCCAAGGGCTACGCCGAAGCAGACCCCACCCTGGACGTCGATGGCCATGACGCTGCACAGAAGCTCGTCGTGCTCAGCATGCTGGCGTTTGGTGCACGAGTGGACGAAAAGGCGCTTTCCGTCGAAGGTATTCGCGCCATCGACCAGATCGATTTTCGCTTCGCGGATCGCTTCGGCTACACCATCAAGCACCTGGCGATCGGTCGCGACTGGGGCGAGCACATCGAGCTGCGCGTTCACCCCACGCTGATCCCCAAGGGAAGCGTGCTGTCCACGGTGGACGGCGTACTCAACGGCGCCTTCATCGTCGGACGCGCCCTCGGGCCCTGCTTGCTCGTCGGTCGGGGCGCGGGCGACATGCCCACGGCCGTGAGCGTCGTTGCGGATGTCGTCGACGTGGCGCGCTCGAAGATCGAAGGCGAGCCTGGGCTATTCACGCGCGGGATCCAGCTCAAGGAGCGCCCCTTGCTTCCCATGGCGAAGGTCCGCTCGCGCTATTACTTGCGCTTCGACGTGGACGACAGCCCGGGCGTGCTCGGGTGCATCGCCACGGTGCTGGGTGAACGCGGCGTGAGCATCGAACAGATGGTGCAAGAAGGACGCGACGACGGGGACAGCAGCGCGGTGCCCGTGCTGATCATCACTCACGATTGCCTGGAAGGGGGCGTGCAGCAGGCACTAGAGGACATCGGTCGCGAGAAGTTCATGCGTGCCAAGCCGCGGTTGATACGAGTGGAGGTCGTCTGA
- the lon gene encoding endopeptidase La: protein MSERKKRGEAREPEASDEEVRFGNDLPVLPIRNAVLFPGAVAPFDVGREKSVALVEDVHNLPSPVIAIFAQRDPSTDDPGADDLYPVGCAARVLKALKHSSGNYSLILQGLTRIRLDEMTDSAPYLKAKITRVEAPPIEDVEAEALAMSLRDVAKQVIQLMPELPREAGSLIDSIQAPGALADLVAANLDAPVEEKAQLIETVEVKERIRKVLRLLTRQLEILKMRERINSQIKEEMGKNQREYVLRQQLKAIKEELGEDDGDQGDLDGLEERIAKAHLPNEADSVAKKQLKRLRSMQVGSAEYTVVRTYLDWILDLPWSNSTEDNMEIAEVRKVLDEDHYGLEKVKKRIVEYLAVRKLKRDKKGPILCLLGPPGVGKTSLGRSIARALGRKFVRISLGGVHDEAAIRGHRRTYVGALPGQIIQGMKKASTINPVFMMDEVDKIGHDFRGDPSAALLEVLDPEQNNTFADHYLEIPYDLSNVMFVATANVADPIPPPLRDRMEILEIPGYTRREKLAIARQHLIPKQLEEHGLTSAQLTITDEAIEEIIEHYTREAGVRSLERQVASVIRGVAVKVAEGDDTPRTIKTEDDLREYLGSIKYTSEVAERTEETGVATGLAWTSVGGEILFIEATRMFGAGKLQLTGQLGDVMKESAHAALSYVRTNAEKYGIPRDFLEKSDIHIHIPAGAMPKDGPSAGITMFTALVSLLTGTRVRHDVAMTGEISLRGRVLPIGGVKEKTLAAHRAGIRRVIMPERNKADVEEVPKEVRDELEFVFVHRLDEVLESALEKMPQPSQAYLDEVAQKEAEAQQTSTN from the coding sequence ATGAGTGAACGCAAGAAGCGGGGCGAGGCCCGCGAGCCCGAGGCGAGCGACGAGGAAGTACGGTTCGGCAACGACCTACCCGTCCTGCCCATCCGCAATGCGGTGCTGTTTCCTGGGGCAGTGGCGCCCTTCGACGTGGGCCGGGAGAAGTCCGTCGCCCTCGTCGAGGACGTGCACAATCTGCCCTCGCCGGTGATTGCCATCTTCGCGCAGCGTGACCCCTCCACGGACGACCCTGGCGCAGACGACCTCTATCCCGTGGGCTGCGCTGCGCGCGTGCTCAAGGCGCTCAAGCACAGCTCCGGCAACTACTCTCTGATCCTGCAAGGCCTGACGCGAATTCGCCTGGACGAGATGACGGACTCCGCTCCCTATCTCAAGGCGAAGATCACGCGGGTGGAGGCGCCTCCCATCGAGGACGTCGAAGCCGAAGCGCTCGCCATGAGTCTGCGTGACGTGGCCAAGCAGGTCATTCAGCTGATGCCCGAGCTGCCCCGGGAGGCAGGCTCGCTCATCGACTCGATCCAGGCGCCCGGCGCCCTGGCGGATCTGGTGGCAGCCAACCTCGACGCCCCCGTCGAAGAGAAGGCGCAGCTGATCGAGACCGTGGAAGTGAAGGAGCGCATTCGCAAGGTGCTGCGCCTGCTCACGCGGCAGCTCGAGATCCTGAAGATGCGCGAGCGCATCAATTCCCAGATCAAAGAGGAGATGGGCAAGAACCAGCGCGAGTACGTGCTGCGCCAACAGCTCAAGGCCATCAAAGAAGAGCTGGGCGAAGACGATGGCGACCAGGGCGATCTCGACGGCCTGGAAGAGCGCATCGCCAAGGCTCACTTGCCGAACGAGGCCGACTCGGTCGCCAAGAAGCAGCTCAAGCGCCTGCGCTCGATGCAGGTGGGAAGCGCCGAGTACACGGTGGTGCGCACCTACTTGGATTGGATCCTGGATTTGCCCTGGAGCAACTCCACCGAAGACAACATGGAAATCGCCGAGGTGCGCAAGGTCCTCGACGAGGATCACTACGGTCTGGAGAAGGTCAAGAAGCGCATCGTCGAGTACCTGGCCGTGCGCAAGCTCAAGCGTGACAAGAAGGGGCCCATCCTCTGCTTGCTCGGGCCGCCCGGCGTCGGCAAGACGAGTCTGGGTCGCAGCATCGCGCGTGCGTTGGGTCGCAAGTTCGTGCGCATCAGCCTGGGTGGCGTGCACGACGAGGCCGCCATTCGCGGTCACCGCCGCACCTACGTTGGCGCGCTCCCGGGTCAGATCATCCAGGGCATGAAGAAGGCGAGCACGATCAACCCCGTGTTCATGATGGACGAGGTGGACAAGATCGGGCACGACTTCCGCGGCGATCCGAGCGCAGCACTGCTGGAGGTGCTCGACCCCGAGCAGAACAACACCTTCGCCGATCATTACTTGGAGATCCCCTACGACCTCTCCAACGTGATGTTCGTGGCCACTGCCAACGTCGCCGATCCGATCCCGCCGCCCCTGCGCGACCGCATGGAAATCCTGGAAATCCCCGGCTACACGCGGCGTGAGAAGCTCGCCATCGCTCGCCAGCACTTGATTCCCAAGCAGCTCGAGGAGCACGGCCTGACCTCCGCGCAGCTCACCATCACGGATGAAGCCATCGAGGAGATCATCGAGCACTACACGCGCGAAGCGGGTGTGCGGTCTCTCGAGCGACAGGTCGCGAGCGTCATTCGCGGCGTGGCGGTGAAGGTGGCCGAAGGCGACGACACGCCCCGCACCATCAAGACCGAGGACGACCTGCGCGAGTACTTGGGCAGCATCAAGTACACCAGCGAGGTTGCCGAGCGTACCGAAGAGACCGGCGTGGCCACGGGCCTGGCCTGGACTAGCGTCGGCGGCGAGATCCTGTTCATCGAGGCCACCCGCATGTTCGGGGCTGGCAAGCTGCAGCTCACCGGGCAGCTCGGTGACGTGATGAAGGAGAGCGCGCACGCCGCCCTGTCCTACGTGCGCACCAACGCCGAGAAGTACGGCATCCCCCGCGACTTCTTGGAGAAGAGCGACATCCACATCCACATTCCCGCGGGCGCCATGCCCAAGGACGGTCCAAGCGCCGGTATCACGATGTTCACGGCACTGGTCTCGCTGCTCACAGGCACCCGCGTGCGCCACGACGTGGCCATGACGGGCGAGATTTCTCTGCGCGGGCGTGTGCTGCCTATCGGCGGCGTCAAGGAGAAGACCCTGGCCGCGCATCGCGCGGGCATTCGCCGCGTGATCATGCCCGAGCGCAACAAGGCGGACGTGGAAGAGGTGCCGAAGGAAGTCCGCGACGAGCTCGAGTTCGTCTTCGTGCACCGCCTCGACGAGGTGCTCGAGTCGGCCCTCGAAAAGATGCCGCAACCTTCCCAGGCCTACCTCGACGAGGTCGCCCAGAAGGAAGCCGAAGCGCAGCAGACGTCCACGAACTGA
- a CDS encoding peptide ligase PGM1-related protein yields the protein MSLQLADPRLPGSEAELQARFETLQQRLVPLWKAIESLDDDGEQTIVVVPSLTVDFAALEGSLLQAYEERFLFLLLLLRQPSARLIYVTSAPIQPNIVDYYLGLLPGVVVSHARRRLHLVAPCDGAPQPLSLKLLQRPRLLAQIRGLIPEPSRAHLVPFNTTRYERDLALRLGIPMYAADPKTLPLGTKSGARKLFRESGLSLPAGFEDLDSEADVLRALVELKRMRPQIRQAMVKHDDGVSGEGNAVVDLQDVAAEADAIRPRLTAMKLEAKHLSVPQFLEKLAAGRGIVEERVLGTRIESPSVQMRVTPLGRVELLSTHDQLLGGSEGQKYEGCVFPAAPTYARPIAEEAAKVGPKLIEAGVLGRFAIDFVCAEQDGTFEPYAIELNLRKGGTTHPYLTLQFLTNGSYDAASARFLTEAGAEKHYVASDALSAVAYRSLTVDDLFDIAVRHRLHYDPVKQTGVVFHMMSAIGDRGRFGLTAVESSRDQARTLYDRTQDIIRAAAESACVHQPLPDV from the coding sequence ATGAGCCTGCAACTGGCCGACCCACGCTTGCCCGGCAGCGAGGCGGAGCTTCAAGCTCGCTTCGAGACCCTGCAGCAGCGCTTGGTCCCGCTGTGGAAGGCGATCGAGAGCCTGGACGACGACGGCGAGCAGACCATCGTGGTCGTGCCGTCCCTGACCGTGGATTTCGCCGCCCTGGAGGGCTCGCTGCTGCAGGCCTACGAGGAGCGCTTCTTGTTCCTGCTGCTGCTGCTGCGCCAGCCGAGCGCTCGCTTGATCTACGTGACCTCCGCGCCCATCCAGCCGAACATCGTCGACTACTACCTGGGGCTGCTGCCGGGCGTAGTGGTGAGCCACGCGCGCAGGCGGCTTCACCTGGTCGCTCCCTGCGACGGCGCACCGCAGCCCCTCAGCCTGAAGCTACTACAACGCCCGCGACTACTGGCGCAGATCCGCGGGCTGATCCCCGAGCCCAGCCGCGCACACTTGGTGCCCTTCAACACCACGCGATACGAGCGCGACTTGGCCCTGCGTCTCGGCATCCCGATGTACGCGGCAGATCCCAAGACGCTGCCTCTCGGCACGAAGAGCGGCGCGCGCAAACTGTTCCGAGAGTCAGGACTGTCATTGCCCGCAGGCTTCGAGGACCTCGACAGCGAGGCCGACGTGCTCAGGGCATTGGTGGAGCTCAAGCGTATGCGCCCGCAGATCCGCCAAGCCATGGTCAAGCACGACGACGGCGTCAGCGGGGAAGGCAACGCCGTGGTCGACCTGCAAGACGTCGCCGCGGAGGCGGATGCCATCCGGCCGCGCTTGACCGCGATGAAACTGGAAGCGAAACACCTGAGCGTGCCCCAGTTCCTGGAAAAACTCGCCGCCGGGCGCGGCATCGTCGAGGAGCGCGTGCTCGGCACCCGCATCGAGAGCCCGAGCGTGCAAATGCGTGTCACGCCCCTGGGCCGAGTCGAGCTGCTCTCGACCCACGATCAGCTCCTGGGCGGCAGCGAAGGTCAGAAGTACGAGGGCTGCGTCTTTCCCGCTGCGCCGACCTATGCCCGGCCCATCGCCGAGGAAGCCGCCAAGGTTGGACCCAAGCTGATCGAAGCCGGAGTCCTCGGTCGCTTTGCCATCGACTTCGTCTGCGCGGAACAAGACGGCACTTTCGAGCCCTACGCCATCGAGCTCAACCTGCGAAAGGGCGGCACGACGCACCCGTACCTCACGCTCCAGTTCCTGACCAACGGCAGCTACGATGCCGCGAGCGCACGCTTCCTGACGGAAGCTGGCGCCGAAAAGCACTACGTCGCCAGCGACGCGCTGTCGGCCGTAGCCTACCGCTCGCTCACCGTCGACGACTTGTTCGATATTGCGGTACGTCACCGCTTGCACTACGACCCCGTGAAGCAAACAGGCGTCGTCTTTCACATGATGAGCGCCATCGGCGACCGCGGGCGCTTCGGGTTGACCGCAGTGGAGAGCAGCCGCGACCAGGCGCGCACGCTCTACGACCGCACTCAGGACATCATCCGCGCCGCCGCCGAATCGGCGTGTGTGCACCAGCCCCTGCCAGACGTGTAG
- a CDS encoding ROK family protein, whose product MAEARTLAVDIGGIGIKMLVLGPDGTRLTEHSRVSTPSPSTPQVVLERLRDEAVKHAPYDRIAIGFPGVVLHGVVKNAPNLGTEQWAGHDLQRSVEAALECPTLVINDADLQGYGVIAGQGAEMVLTLGTGMGAALFTEGTLFPNLELGHHPFGDGNTYEERISDAVLKDIGAEAWSTRVIETFEQLAPIFNYDTLHLGGGNVRHLTLPLPQGIRVFDNAEGLLGGLRLWERATRS is encoded by the coding sequence ATGGCAGAAGCGCGCACCCTGGCCGTGGATATCGGCGGCATTGGCATCAAGATGTTGGTCCTTGGCCCGGACGGCACCCGCTTGACCGAGCACAGCCGTGTGTCGACGCCCTCCCCGTCGACTCCGCAGGTGGTGCTCGAGCGACTCCGCGACGAGGCAGTGAAACACGCGCCCTACGATCGCATCGCGATCGGGTTTCCAGGGGTGGTGCTCCACGGCGTGGTGAAGAACGCACCCAATCTCGGCACGGAACAGTGGGCGGGGCACGACTTGCAGCGCAGCGTCGAGGCAGCCCTCGAGTGCCCTACCCTCGTGATCAACGATGCGGATCTGCAAGGCTACGGCGTCATCGCTGGCCAGGGCGCGGAGATGGTGCTGACCTTGGGCACCGGCATGGGCGCGGCGCTCTTCACCGAAGGCACGCTGTTCCCCAATCTGGAGCTCGGCCATCATCCTTTCGGTGACGGCAACACTTACGAGGAGCGCATCAGCGACGCGGTGCTCAAAGACATCGGAGCCGAGGCCTGGAGCACGCGCGTGATCGAGACCTTCGAGCAACTCGCCCCCATCTTCAACTACGACACCCTTCACCTCGGTGGAGGGAACGTTCGTCATCTCACACTGCCCCTGCCCCAAGGCATTCGCGTATTCGACAACGCCGAGGGCCTACTTGGAGGCCTGCGACTCTGGGAAAGGGCGACCCGCTCATGA